The genomic interval CAATGCACCAGGTACGGCCTGCGACGCGAACACCTCGCCCTGTTCAAGGCTGAGAAACAGCATCACCAGCGCTGAGGTGACAGGCAGCCCCGAGAGCAGCCCGCCAATTTGCGTACCCCAACGTTTGCCCGCCAGCGAGATGGCCAGCATGAGGGTGGGTGTCATGAGTAGTTTGAGGTAGAAGGCAGTCATGCAGAGGTTCGGGTCAGAAGGGAGGGATCAAGCCTTGCGCAGTCGCGCGCGGGTTGCTTGGCAGAGCCTCATGCTAGCCGAATTGCACTTCTGCCCACCAGCGGCGAACGCGCCGGCCCCGTCACAACTGCGCCAGCCGCTCCCGCAAGAACCCGACAAAGGTTTGCACCGCCCGCGCCACCTGGCGATGCTGCGGATATACCGCCGACAACTGCAACGCCGGCGGCGTCCAGTCTTCCAGCAACGTCACCAAACGGCCATCCGTCAGTGCCTGGCCAACGATGAACGTGGGCAGGTACGTCACGCCCATCCCCGCTATCGCCGCATCCCTAAGCATTTCGCCATTGTTGGCGCGCATCCGCCCCGCCACCGCAATCGCCTGCGTCTTGCCGCCCTGTTTGAACTGCCACTGCACCTGCCGTGAATGCCCATAAGGCAGGCAGTCATGCCCGGCCAACTGCTCGGGGAATGCGGGCACCCCCTGCGCCTCAAGATAGGCCGGGCTTGCGCAGTACACCCGTTCAACACCGGCAATACGCCGCGCGATGAGGCTGGAGTCCTCCAGCGCGCCAATGCGCAAGGCCAGGTCATAGCCTTCGCCGATCAGGTCCACGGCCCGGTCGCTGAGGTCCACTTCTACATCCACCTGCGGATGCAACTGCAGAAATTCGGTCAGCAGGCACCCCAGGTGGGCCATGGCGAACGACAGCGGCGCACTCAGGCGCAAGGTGCCGCGCAAGGCCTGGGCCTGGCCGCTGATGTCATGCTCCACCTGCTGCACTTCGCCCAGCAAGCGCAACGCCGACTGGTAATAGTGCTGCCCCAGCGGAGTGGCGTCCAGGCGCCGTGTCGAGCGGTTGAGCAGGCGCACGCCCAGGCGTTCTTCAAGTTGCATCAGGCGCCGGCTGACCGATTGCTTGGACATGCCCAGACGGTCCGCCGCAGCGGTGAAACTACCGGCTTCCATGACCTGGGCGAAGATCCGCATGTCTTCGTAAGGGTTCATTGTCTCGTTCCTGGTGACAGTCAAACGCTTTATAGCCGATTTTTCCCACGAAGGCATCTCCTTAATCTACTCGCAAGTCACAGCGATGGCCTTTAAGGCCAGGCAATTCGCCCCTCTCAAACACTTGCATAGAAAAGGATTCGCACATGAACATTGTCCACAAGGTACTCACTACTAGCCTCCTTGCCCTCTCCGTTTCCACTGCGTTTGCAGCAGGCAGCCCATGCGTCGAGCAGCACACCCAGGCCTTCCTCGAAGCCCTGGAAAAGGGTGGCGGCAAGCCCCTGGAACAGCTCGCGCCGAAGGACGCCCGTGCAGTGCTGACCGGTGCTCAATCGTCGGTCAAGGTTGACCTGTCCGGCATCGAAGTCAAAGCACACACGATCCAGGCCAACGGCGAGACAATCACGCTGCAGGTTGTCCGCCCGGCCAATGTAAAGGGTGAGTTGCCGGTGTTCATGTTCTTCCATGGCGGCGGCTGGGTACTGGGCGATTTCCCAACTCACCAGCGGCTGATTCGCGACCTGGTGGTCGGTTCCGGCGCGGTAGCGGTGTACGTGGACTACACGCCTTCGCCTGAAGCGCACTACCCCACCGCCATCAACCAGGCTTATGCCGCCACCCGCTGGGTGGCCGAGCATGGCAAAGCGATCGGCGTGGATGGCAAGCGCCTGGCCGTGGCCGGCAACAGCGTCGGCGGCAACATGGCCGCAGTGGTCGCGCTCAAAGCCAAGGAGGCCGGTACGCCCAAGCTGCGCTTCCAGTTGCTGCTGTGGCCGGTGACCGATGCCAGCTTCGAAACCGGCTCGTACAAGCAGTTCGCTGAGGGGCACTTCCTCACGACGGGCATGATGAAGTGGTTCTGGAATAGCTACACCACTGACGCCAAGGCACGTGAGCACATCTACGCCTCGCCGCTGCGGGCCAGCAGCGAGCAGCTCAAAGGCCTGCCGCCAGCGCTGGTGCAGACCGCAGAGTTCGATGTGTTGCGTGATGAGGGCGAGGCCTATGCACGCAAGCTGGATGCGGCGGGGGTGGCGGTGACTGCGGTGCGGTACAACGGGATGATTCATGACTATGGGTTGCTGAACCCACTGAGCCAGGTGCCTGAAGTGAAAGCGGCGATGCGCCAGGCGGCTGGGGAGCTGAAGGTGCACCTTCAATAAATCCAGACACAAAGGCCCGAGCGATCGGGTCTTTGTGGTTGCGCGTGCCATTGCTACCTGTTCTTCCGAAACCCACTTACAACGAGAGGGCAATGGCGTTCGGGTGCGCCAGGAGCAGTTGCTGCAACTTGGCAATGGCCAGGATGCAGAGGTCCTGGTGTTCGACTTGCGCCCCCATGAGCTGCCAGGCATGCCGTAAAACGATGCCGGCCCTGATCACCTCAGGGCTCGAACCCTTCGACGATGATCACTTCAGCCTTCGCCACACCTTGGCGGTGGCTGCAGGCCTCCTGATAAAGCGCCGACTGATAACAGGCCACCGCCTGCTCGTATGAGTCGAACTCGATCACCACACTGCGCTGCGGCGTCGGCCGCCCTTCCATCGCCTCGCTACGCCCGCCCCGCGCCAGAAACCGCCCACCGAATGCGGCAAAGGCAGCGGGCGCGCGCTGGGTGTATTGCTGGTATTGCTCGGGGTCGGTCACATCCACGTGGGCGATCCAATACGCTTTCATCCGCTGCTCTCCTGTTGCAAAAGTATTTGTGTATGATGGTATACCATAAAAATCACCCCACCACAGCGAGCGTGCAGCATGGCTTTCAACAGCATCGAAGAACTTCTCGAGGACTACCGGCAAGGCAAGATGGTCCTGCTGGTGGACGATGAGGACCGGGAAAACGAAGGCGACCTGCTGATCGCCGCCGAGCGCTGTGACGCCCAGGCCATCAACTTCATGGCCCGCGAAGCGCGTGGCCTGATCTGCCTGACGCTGACCGACGATCATTGCCAGCGCCTGGGCCTGGAGCAGATGGTACCGGCCAACGGCAGCGTGTTCAGCACCGCTTTCACCGTGTCGATCGAGGCCGCCACTGGCGTCACTACCGGTATTTCCGCCGCCGATCGTGCGCGCACCGTGGCAGCGGCCATGGCGCCGAACGCGCGCCCGGAAGACCTGGTGCAGCCTGGGCATATCTTCCCCTTGCGCGCCCGCGAAGGCGGCGTGCTGACCCGCGCCGGCCACACCGAAGCGGGCTGCGACCTGGCGCGCCTGGCCGGTTTCACAGCCGCCTCGGTGATCGTCGAAGTGCTCAATGACGACGGCACCATGGCGCGCCGCCCCGACCTGGAAGTGTTCGCCGCCAGGCACGGCATCAAGATCGGCACCATTGCCGATTTGATCCACTACCGCCTGAGCACCGAGCAGACCATCAAGCGCATCGGCGAGCGCGAATTGCCCACCGTGCACGGCACCTTCCGCCTGGTCACCTATGAAGACCGCATCGAAGGTGGCGTGCACATGGCCATGGTCATGGGCGACATCCGCCGTGAGCAACCGACCCTGGTGCGCGTGCATGTGATCGACCCGCTGCGCGACCTGGTCGGCGCCGAATACGCCGGCCCGGCCAACTGGACGCTGTGGGCGGCGCTGCAGAAGGTCGCCGAAGAAGGCACCGGCGTGGTGGTGATCCTGGCCAACCATGAGTCTTCGCAGGCGTTGCTCGAACGCGTTCCGCAGCTGACCCAGCCGGTGCGGCCTTACCAGCGCGGGCAGTCGAAGGTGTATTCGGAAGTCGGCACCGGTGCACAGATTTTGCAGGACCTTGGCGTAGGCAAGCTGCGCCACCTAGGGCCGCCGCTCAAGTATGCGGGGTTGGCAGGGTATGAGCTGGAGGTGGTGCAGAGCATACCGTTCGAGCCAGTGTTGGCTAGCTGACAACGCTGCCCTAGCGCTCACGCCGTGTAGGCGATGGTTGGAAGGGTTGGAGTGATGGCCGGTCGCCTCCGCCTCTTGCCAAAAGTTTGGAATACCATAATATGATATCCCGTAGACCTTGAATGTGCAGGCCGGCACCTACACTCACAATCGGCCACCGACACTTTGTTTTAGCTGCTCCCCGAATACTGTTGGCGGGCGCACCAAAAAGCCCCGCCTCGAATAACAAAAGCAACGAGGGCGTAACCATGCTGTTGAGCAAACGTGTAACCGCAGTGCTGTCCGCCAGCCTGCTGACCCTGGCGTGTCAGGCCACGCAGGCCGCTGACAGCCTGAACTTCGTCAGTTGGGGCGGTACCACCCAGGACGCCCAGAAAGAAGCATGGGCCGTACCCTTCTCCAAAGCGACCAACATCAAAGTCGTCCAAGACGGCCCTACCGACTACGGCAAGCTCAAGGCCATGGTCGAAAGCGGCAACGTGCAGTGGGACGTGGTCGACGTTGAAGCCGACTTCGCCCTGCGCGCCGCCAGTGAAGGCCTGCTCGAGCCGCTGGATTTCAACACCGTCAAAAAAGACCGCATCGACCCGCGCTTCGTGTCAGACCATGGCGTCGGCTCGTTCTTCTTCTCGTTCGTGCTCGGCTACAACGAAGGCAAGCTGGGTGCCAACAAGCCGGTAGACTGGACCTCGTTGTTCGACACCAAGACCTACCCCGGCAAGCGCGCCTTGTACAAATGGCCGAGCCCTGGCGTGCTTGAACTGGCGCTGCTGGCCGACGGCGTGCCCGCCGACAAGCT from Pseudomonas kermanshahensis carries:
- a CDS encoding LysR family transcriptional regulator, with the translated sequence MNPYEDMRIFAQVMEAGSFTAAADRLGMSKQSVSRRLMQLEERLGVRLLNRSTRRLDATPLGQHYYQSALRLLGEVQQVEHDISGQAQALRGTLRLSAPLSFAMAHLGCLLTEFLQLHPQVDVEVDLSDRAVDLIGEGYDLALRIGALEDSSLIARRIAGVERVYCASPAYLEAQGVPAFPEQLAGHDCLPYGHSRQVQWQFKQGGKTQAIAVAGRMRANNGEMLRDAAIAGMGVTYLPTFIVGQALTDGRLVTLLEDWTPPALQLSAVYPQHRQVARAVQTFVGFLRERLAQL
- a CDS encoding alpha/beta hydrolase codes for the protein MNIVHKVLTTSLLALSVSTAFAAGSPCVEQHTQAFLEALEKGGGKPLEQLAPKDARAVLTGAQSSVKVDLSGIEVKAHTIQANGETITLQVVRPANVKGELPVFMFFHGGGWVLGDFPTHQRLIRDLVVGSGAVAVYVDYTPSPEAHYPTAINQAYAATRWVAEHGKAIGVDGKRLAVAGNSVGGNMAAVVALKAKEAGTPKLRFQLLLWPVTDASFETGSYKQFAEGHFLTTGMMKWFWNSYTTDAKAREHIYASPLRASSEQLKGLPPALVQTAEFDVLRDEGEAYARKLDAAGVAVTAVRYNGMIHDYGLLNPLSQVPEVKAAMRQAAGELKVHLQ
- a CDS encoding DUF1330 domain-containing protein, translating into MKAYWIAHVDVTDPEQYQQYTQRAPAAFAAFGGRFLARGGRSEAMEGRPTPQRSVVIEFDSYEQAVACYQSALYQEACSHRQGVAKAEVIIVEGFEP
- the ribBA gene encoding bifunctional 3,4-dihydroxy-2-butanone-4-phosphate synthase/GTP cyclohydrolase II; translated protein: MAFNSIEELLEDYRQGKMVLLVDDEDRENEGDLLIAAERCDAQAINFMAREARGLICLTLTDDHCQRLGLEQMVPANGSVFSTAFTVSIEAATGVTTGISAADRARTVAAAMAPNARPEDLVQPGHIFPLRAREGGVLTRAGHTEAGCDLARLAGFTAASVIVEVLNDDGTMARRPDLEVFAARHGIKIGTIADLIHYRLSTEQTIKRIGERELPTVHGTFRLVTYEDRIEGGVHMAMVMGDIRREQPTLVRVHVIDPLRDLVGAEYAGPANWTLWAALQKVAEEGTGVVVILANHESSQALLERVPQLTQPVRPYQRGQSKVYSEVGTGAQILQDLGVGKLRHLGPPLKYAGLAGYELEVVQSIPFEPVLAS
- a CDS encoding polyamine ABC transporter substrate-binding protein produces the protein MLLSKRVTAVLSASLLTLACQATQAADSLNFVSWGGTTQDAQKEAWAVPFSKATNIKVVQDGPTDYGKLKAMVESGNVQWDVVDVEADFALRAASEGLLEPLDFNTVKKDRIDPRFVSDHGVGSFFFSFVLGYNEGKLGANKPVDWTSLFDTKTYPGKRALYKWPSPGVLELALLADGVPADKLYPLDLDRAFKKLDTIKKDIVWWGGGAQSQQLLASGEASLGQFWNGRVYALQQDGAPVGVSWKQNLVMADFLVIPKGAKNKDAAMKFLANASSPEGQAEFANLTAYAPVNLDSVPKLKADLAPNLPTAYAQDQVTLDFAYWAKNGQAIAARWNEWLVK